The sequence ctgagcgatcagcgaggacagggcccaggcgcggcctcttactggttgtgtggaccggcattggcccgcttgcaacctgaaagagaggaaacaacacaggttagaagttcctccgcatggagccaacgtgaaaatcaagcacatccaaagacaaggtgcacacgccatgaaattcttagtacagtatcgacaggcggtccttggaagtagggacagaccctccacttgagtgctgatcaggacaagacacatgaaagatgcgctctcgagctatgtgtagctgatctaagcacaccattgttcaaaagatcgcgtcttgggcattaactggatcaaagcgcctccactcagccttccatgaagtggaacggactgaggcccttccgaaggcaggttggtggctcaagggtactcaggacgtcttctctgaacacatgcatgttcctgggtttagccttctccacgtttggggcctctgagggactaatttcctcatgccgctaggaacatgttgttggcaggcttgccataattggacagaaagaaagcaacaggaaatacggcatcttcagatgccttcgcctggaatcaaattgacctggaaggatcgtggagtccctgaccccaagaaggcaagaaagaggggttccccgatttcctcccgcagacgggaagctgaaaggaaatcaaccagggtgacctagaggagaaaaggaccaggggcccggggtgacactcaccctcagataatcagaagattccgtggatccttttcgattcggcagcggcttctctggaggtttcccagaaaatatgtggaggagagccttcctctgcgggtcttgttgcctgcagaacagaaaaaggtcAGGCCGTGCCCCctggttttccccaggagacagggagaaccctgtgtggggcccagccccgttccgtgttttgtgatacagaaatggacatctggtgccctttccgcctctgcaccttccctcacgtgccaaccttcccgtcccccaggtggccctctaggcttcccaactaaggactgtgatttggattccatcgcttttccccctgtcgtggggaacctgcacgaagcgcccccgcctctccccgtccctgaatctcccagagccaaaggagctcctgggtgtggaaccccggaggacacggagctccggcctatttctctgcagcgttccttccctggcccggagacggaaaggcacacggtgtgcaggtgcagagacaccatgtccttaggaggcagtaccctaagagtggtgaaaacccctcccactgctcaccttggtctctcttccttctctcccttatccttgttcaagggccccgggttggcttcaacctggggcttccatggtttcaggttttccttcccttcctttttccccaaggtcgctggaaccagggctgccttccagcacttcatggggcacctggtacttctggccgtgtggccaaaggccccgcagtttttgcacttgagctgtgggtggaaaggaagtgatgtcggtgagtgagctgaagccacaggcagcgatcccacgtccacattgggacggattgtgaattcagagctgaataaggattccaaagaggggacaccggcatgggggccgttaagtgctgggagagttcggatacgatgttccctcccaaagcccacgtgacggaggaactctgaaaggaaggactcaaggttccaaggggcacgacggtgaacccgaagtcaacaacacagccaaacgtggctacacaggactctaagtagaaagggaggttgcccccaagagtctctcaagggacctatcgggccggggagaaggtcccaagccacgcccaccttggatgggaaaagcaacctgggtggtggtgacagagctctttggaatccaacccagtctctgaggaccgtgtgacaccccctccccccgtccccacccccaccccgatacccaagagatccagggctagacttaccctgggatcttcttcatcgggcgggggagcccttggcccaactggggccctccgctgcttctggagggtctgggctctcaccagtctcttggcccaagatttggggtcccgacgtgccatcatcttcgtcgcctgggggttttgtgaccgcctttttcaggggttgactgttgggtcacctgaaacacacacaaacacacacatgtcgatggttaagcacattggatattcacacacccacaggaagccacctgctaactccctgccggtgtggtcatgaggagacctcaccaccagtcggtcaaatctgtagaacacaatgtgctgtgtgcatcctcggatactgtgtgttcctctgccatgactacctagtccaagagtaaaccgcacctgccacagggcccgtggcctaggtatggggagttgagctttcaaccccaaacaagcaactgattctggagactggacttaggtctctcacgattcactccggtagaagacacggtgattctatctcccttgacggacagaatgatcgaagacacagggcatggcttgcgccaccctttggcaggtctgtttgaagtcagggataagggatgcttcctgtgacaacttgactcgctactctggccatttcattaggcaacttccaaacacaaattcatagagagaagttaccttcctctctaccacactagcaggtgatggtctttcctgttctaccttttggctttagctccagcccctctttacttatttattttttctggtattttacgcATACCACACGAATTCATCTGAACAAACGGGGAACAAGTGCCACATCGCATCGACGTCTTACACGGCTGAAGGGCAAACCACCcttttttccaaagtcctttttccatttacccaccaattcagcatgctgcagtacatttcttttcgcattcccatcttggtcttatcccacatgtggagacggatatgttttctcgttttctgttgcaagaattactagtaacgagaacacatccttccccaccagcaagccccagtgtgatcggtttctttcggcctcctgtgtctcttccccccacccccacacccctcagggattgcgtgaaaaaaacaatagttcagtgaaactaacctgaaattacgcgtctacttgctttccccggctggcgctgagatgggcaggtgctggagcagccccgctggaagcgatgcagcatccaggacgacggaggaaggggcggagagggacctctgctttccaggctgccttttatactgcctctggtcacctgacatggaacgtaccctaacctaatcagttacctgtaccttaattgcaattaacttaatccaattacgtgacctggaaaggtctatctgcacagcccactctaacatcatgtccactgctgacagacattctaaaacctacgtgtacagctgcaagctttgaagaatagatgctccccgtcagacatgtaacactggtgcctgtacccctgtcttcttttccatctttttgttttgttttgttttgttttgtttttaaaaaatgtggtaaaatagacaccttttaattggaccacatttagtctatctcgacgtgggcctcagtgtcatcaaggagattctccttgacgtgcagtcacggccatgatccatcttcagagcttctctttcttccccaaggtaagtctgtcagcagagaaccctgaccgcaccctcatgtgttttctcctccaggaggcgcttggaaaccaccgtgaattggaccgcactgggaaacacagatgaggaaagtcaacaacgctttgtccttcagtgcctggctcctttttcagctcgtcttgcgactccaggcattatgcctgaaaagtgtcccggacgcctgtgaggctctaattccctgggtcccattgccatgtctctggatttgcgaagatccaccgcaccttctgtggaactcccgtgtcggtgaacttttgtgccacggcccctaattctgcccatggtcatctgcagctgcacgacttagggtccatgttccttggacgggaagagacaggcaggagtcggaatgatgaaccagcacactggggcattttctcacgtagcccaagtgaccccatggtgttcttgagctttggaaccagtcgcgtcccctttgacactgcacccggctcccagtctctcaatcgtgttggccctccggcgatctcccgttggatgaattgctcctgctgaaactcgagtcccctttgatttgcgcttcattaattattcatgattcaGGTGGGAAGGCCTGCTGACGACCCGCTGTGGccgttctctgagctttcctgtcacatcgtttccttccacgctctttggttccttatggtcctgctccttctgctgtcagaggagcagagagttgatcttattgattctggatacggatactttctaggtgatctggataatccagataacgaccctcaacagcggcggaaagggagcagccatttggtgtgtctcagaaaatcccgctcagttccgaggccccctagatgtggaatcctgctcagagttgttcccaggtcagagaatggagagagcctgtgaatgatgggatctccctgcctagatctttcagtgagtctctacctcagctactcttaggatcagggggagaaccacggtgtcagacatccggaaagaagacgggatgaatgttttacctctgaagtacatcccaaatgtgggagttgacttcagctttgctggggtctatttggccagggaaactctgcctggttcattcgcacatccggaagccacttcacggggggccgtcgcaactggaaccacacacttggcatcggcggttgagccaaatggggactcgtggtgcaagcaacgctccccacgtgttagcgtgggtgagattcggttggcggaattttactaggtgcgtgttagtagagtggggctgaggttttcttgctcctgtggttgtatacgaagtcaaaggtcctgcccagccctgcggtcccctcagtcaactctgtttcggagacataacgatttggattgccaacaagtcaagaaatgttcaagcccttggatgtagggtaaagaaagggagatcagactgtcactgtgtctatgtagaagggaagacataagagactccattttgaaaaagacctgtactttaaacaattgctttgctgagatgttgatcatttgtagctttgccgcggcccctttgacccaacttggagctcacaaaaacctgtgttgtataacatcgaggcttaagggatctagggctgtgcagggcgtgccttgttaaccaaatgtttacgagcagtatacttggtaaaagtcattgccattctctagtctcaataaaccaggggcacaatgcaccgtggaaagccacagggacctctgcccttgaaagcagggtattgtccaaggtttctccccatgtgacagtctgaaatatggcctcgtgggatgggaaagacctgactgtcccccagcctgacacccgtaatgggtctgtgctgaggtggattagtcaaagaggaaagcctcttgcagttgagatgcaggaaggccactgtctcctgcttgcccctgggaactgaatgtctcggtgtaaagcccgatcgtacatttgttcaactctgagctcggagaaaagctgccctgtggcgggaggcgagacgtgttggcagtaatgctgccttgttattctttactccgctgagatgtttgggtggagagaaacataaatctggcctacgtgcatgtccaggcatagtaccttcccttgaacttagtcatgatatagattctttggctcacgtgtgtgttttttttttgtttgttttttgttttgttgttgttgaccttctccttattatcaccctgctctcctactacattcctttttgctgaaataatgaaaatcataatcaataaaaactgagggaactcagaggccggtgccggtgcaggtccttggtgtgctgagtgccggtcccctggacccactgttgtctccctatactttgtctctgtgtcttatttcttctctccgtctctcatcccacccgactagaaacacccacaggtgtggaggggcaggccaccccttcactcggaaaatcagttaaacacaaacacggaatgagagtcaaaagacaatatgtcatctttttgagaattttattcacttcaaaaccaattaaacacacacatgtacaaaggcattccacagcccagttttcgaggctgaggaaagaccccgagagcgctctgcacagcacgcttcccagcgtccgaaacactgctctcagggcggggcacagcggaagggctgcacctctcagggttccctaacttttcccttattcagtcatctagagagcaaatacacagtaattccccagtttcctattgacgtcccagcggaagtctgactcctgcgcgtcacgcagtttctgaggcaacgaatctctggcacggaagcttttcctggcgcgtttccggagaaccacgcgaactacaacgtccctcaccagaattcaatgaggcagagtccctgcatctgctccctgcctggcctgggctcccacatccacagaagcgccacagccggggagcttcggagtcaccgcacagagtctgctctctgctctgcactcctcagtcccacagtcccctccaagtcacgggagctggaggccaaggagcccctgccacctgcagtctcactccaggtcagaatcgctgtcctctgaggaggaggaaacctgaaggtcctcatagaggacgctcggtgggacacgaacacggggaccctcagacttctctgacacatgagggctctgagcgaggaaggctcccggcttctcaggagagtgaaatgagggggccgccaggaggctggagctccagcgtccgttttccagtctccggaagagcactgtgagaggctgggccccatcatggctggccgctgggtgatgggacatggtgcaggcctgggcagtaggcaggcaaggtctgctgtgcggaggctgccggtcgacgctgggcacctgggcgggtgtcctcctgcccatctggggcgacgtacttggtccaagttcggttgcggctggcggaggttggagattctccggggcccccagctcacctccctggatggcgctttcggggatctggaagggacccagtctcggtttcttggggaagttcaggcaagcctgaatccgagcctgggcaggtctcttggctcctggcccgaagctgagattggagcctaggcccaagctgtgtgtggcggctggcgggcagggctgtgaggtcaccgcaggacgtttgtcctgtgcctggggtctgatggcctggagcaggccgtgggttttggaggcagcctggggaacttctcggcagccaccctcagggctgctgtgtgtcggcttcaccacgaggagaggctcggggccctgctgcctgactgcaggctgagggatgtcggccgcagcccctgtctgtctttcctttggtccaagacttgaggaggagctcagactggcttttctgaggggagacggcgaagccaagacggagcccctgtcagacgtttcggtagctgagcgatcagcgaggacagggcccaggcgcggcctcttactggttgtgtggaccggcattggcccgcttgcaacctgaaagagaggaaacaacacaggttagaagttcctccgcatggagccaacgtgaaaatcaagcacatccaaagacaaggtgcacacgccatgaaattcttagtacagtatcgacaggcggtccttggaagtagggacagaccctccacttgagtgctgatcaggacaagacacatgaaagatgcgctctcgagctatgtgtagctgatctaagcacaccattgttcaaaagatcgcgtcttgggcattaactggatcaaagcgcctccactcagccttccatgaagtggaacggactgaggcccttccgaaggcaggttggtggctcaagggtactcaggacgtcttctctgaacacatgcatgttcctgggtttagccttctccacgtttggggcctctgagggactaatttcctcatgccgctaggaacatgttgttggcaggcttgccataattggacagaaagaaagcaacaggaaatacggcatcttcagatgccttcgcctggaatcaaattgacctggaaggatcgtggagtccctgaccccaagaaggcaagaaagaggggttccccgatttcctcccgcagacgggaagctgaaaggaaatcaaccagggtgacctagaggagaaaaggaccaggggcccggggtgacactcaccctcagataatcagaagattccgtggatccttttcgattcggcagcggcttctctggaggtttcccagaaaatatgtggaggagagccttcctctgcgggtcttgttgcctgcagaacagaaaaaggtcAGGCCGTGCCCCctggttttccccaggagacagggagaaccctgtgtggggcccagccccgttccgtgttttgtgatacagaaatggacatctggtgccctttccgcctctgcaccttccctcacgtgccaaccttcccgtcccccaggtggccctctaggcttcccaactaaggactgtgatttggattccatcgcttttccccctgtcgtggggaacctgcacgaagcgcccccgcctctccccgtccctgaatctcccagagccaaaggagctcctgggtgtggaaccccggaggacacggagctccggcctatttctctgcagcgttccttccctggcccggagacggaaaggcacacggtgtgcaggtgcagagacaccatgtccttaggaggcagtaccctaagagtggtgaaaacccctcccactgctcaccttggtctctcttccttctctcccttatccTTGTTCAAGGGCCCTGGGTTGGCTTCAACCTGGggcttccatggtttcaggttttccttcccttcctttttccccaaggtcgctggaaccagggctgccttccagcacttcatggggcacctggtacttctggccgtgtggccaaaggccccgcagtttttgcacttgagctgtgggtggaaaggaagtgatgtcggtgagtgagctgaagccacaggcagcgatcccacgtccacattgggacggattgtgaattcagagctgaataaggattccaaagaggggacaccggcatgggggccgttaagtgctgggagagttcggatacgatgttccctcccaaagcccacgtgacggaggaactctgaaaggaaggactcaaggttccaaggggcacgacggtgaacccgaagtcaacaacacagccaaacgtggctacacaggactctaagtagaaagggaggttgcccccaagagtctctcaagggacctatcgggccggggagaaggtcccaagccacgcccaccttggatgggaaaagcaacctgggtggtggtgacagagctctttggaatccaacccagtctctgaggaccgtgtgacaacccctccccccgtccccacccccaccccgatacccaagagatccagggctagacttaccctgggatcttcttcatcgggcgggggagcccttggcccaactggggccctccgctgcttctggagggtctgggctctcaccagcctcttggcccaagatttggggtcccgacgtgccatcatcttcgtcgcctgggggttttgtgaccgcctttttcaggggttgactgttgggtcacctgaaacacacacaaacacacacatgtcgatggttaagcacattggatattcacacacccacaggaagccacctgctaactccctgccggtgtggtcatgaggagacctcaccaccagtcggtcaaatctgtagaacacaatgtgctgtgtgcatcctcggatactgtgtgttcctctgccatgactacctagtccaagagtaaaccgcacctgccacagggcccgtggcctaggtatggggagttgagctttcaaccccaaacaagcaactgattctggagactggactTAGGTCTCTCACGATTCACTCCGGTAGAAGACGCGGTGATTCTATCTCCCTTGACGGACAGAATGATCGAAGACACAGGGCATGGCTTGCGCCACCCTTTGGCAGGTCTGTTTGAAGTCAGGGATAAGGGATGCTTCCTGTGACAACTTGACTCGCTACTCTGGCCATTTCATTAGGCAActtccaaacacaaattcatagagagaagttaccttcctctctaccacactagcaggtgatggtctttcctgttctaccttttggctttagctccagcccctctttacttatttattttttctggtattttacgcATACCACACGAATTCATCTGAACAAACGGGGAACAAGTGCCACATCGTATCGACGTCTTACACGGCTGAAGGGCAAACCACCcttttttccaaagtcctttttccatttacccaccaattcagcatgctgcagtacatttcttttcgcattcccatcttggtcttatcccacatgtggagacggatatgttttctcgttttctgttgcaagaattactagtaacgagaacacatccttccccaccagcaagccccagtgtgatcggtttctttcggcctcctgtgtct comes from Pan troglodytes isolate AG18354 chromosome 7, NHGRI_mPanTro3-v2.0_pri, whole genome shotgun sequence and encodes:
- the LOC129135828 gene encoding protein FAM90A15, whose translation is MMARRDPKSWAKRLVRAQTLQKQRRAPVGPRAPPPDEEDPRLKCKNCGAFGHTARSTRCPMKCWKAALVPATLGKKEGKENLKPWKPQVEANPGPLNKDKGEKEERPRQQDPQRKALLHIFSGKPPEKPLPNRKGSTESSDYLRVASGPMPVHTTSKRPRLGPVLADRSATETSDRGSVLASPSPLRKASLSSSSSLGPKERQTGAAADIPQPAVRQQGPEPLLVVKPTHSSPEGGCREVPQAASKTHGLLQAIRPQAQDKRPAVTSQPCPPAATHSLGLGSNLSFGPGAKRPAQARIQACLNFPKKPRLGPFQIPESAIQGGELGAPENLQPPPAATELGPSTSPQMGRRTPAQVPSVDRQPPHSRPCLPTAQACTMSHHPAASHDGAQPLTVLFRRLENGRWSSSLLAAPSFHSPEKPGAFLAQSPHVSEKSEGPRVRVPPSVLYEDLQVSSSSEDSDSDLE